One Mesorhizobium sp. J428 DNA segment encodes these proteins:
- the rsmI gene encoding 16S rRNA (cytidine(1402)-2'-O)-methyltransferase: protein MSRHDTSPEATPRRTFLIGESEVVARPLEPALYLVATPIGNLGDITLRALETLAAADLLACEDTRVTRNLLSRYGIRQRPVSYHEHNAAEAGPGLIAALGEGKSVALVSDAGTPLVSDPGYRLVGEAIGAGHRVVPIPGASAPLAALTASGLPSDAFLFAGFLPVKDGQRRQRLETLKAVPATLIFFESPRRLDDTLAAMAEVLGERSAVVGRELTKTFEEFRRAGLADLAAHYASVDAPKGEVVICVGPPAEEAAQARDVDRLLVSLAAEMPASKAAAEAARLTGQPKPGLYRRLLELKGEGGGA from the coding sequence ATGAGCAGGCACGACACATCTCCCGAAGCCACGCCGCGCCGGACCTTCCTTATCGGCGAGAGCGAGGTCGTCGCCCGCCCGCTGGAGCCGGCGCTCTATCTGGTCGCGACGCCGATCGGCAACCTCGGCGACATCACGCTGCGGGCGCTGGAGACGCTCGCCGCGGCCGACCTGCTCGCCTGCGAGGACACGCGCGTCACCCGTAACCTGCTCTCGCGCTACGGCATCCGCCAGCGGCCGGTGTCCTACCACGAGCACAATGCGGCAGAGGCCGGTCCCGGCCTGATCGCGGCCCTTGGCGAGGGCAAGAGCGTGGCGCTGGTCTCCGACGCCGGCACGCCGCTGGTCTCCGATCCGGGCTACCGGCTGGTCGGCGAGGCGATCGGCGCGGGGCACCGCGTCGTGCCGATCCCCGGCGCCTCGGCGCCGCTCGCCGCGCTGACCGCCAGCGGCCTGCCGTCGGATGCGTTCCTGTTTGCCGGCTTCCTGCCGGTGAAGGACGGCCAGCGCCGCCAGCGACTGGAGACGCTGAAGGCGGTGCCCGCCACACTGATCTTCTTCGAATCGCCGCGTCGGCTTGACGATACGCTTGCCGCGATGGCCGAGGTGCTCGGCGAGCGTTCCGCCGTAGTCGGGCGCGAGCTGACCAAGACCTTCGAGGAATTCCGCCGCGCCGGCCTCGCCGACCTCGCGGCGCATTATGCCTCGGTCGATGCGCCGAAAGGCGAGGTGGTAATCTGTGTCGGCCCGCCGGCGGAGGAGGCCGCGCAAGCGCGGGACGTCGACCGGCTGCTCGTCTCGCTCGCCGCCGAGATGCCGGCCTCGAAGGCGGCGGCCGAGGCGGCACGGCTGACCGGGCAACCGAAGCCGGGCCTCTACCGCAGGCTTCTCGAACTCAAGGGCGAGGGCGGTGGCGCCTGA
- a CDS encoding VOC family protein, with product MKPAAVLESALYVTDLAAAEHFYGAVLGLEPLGRVEGRHAFFRCGGSVVLLFNAEATRHPPAPDARLPVPPHGTVGEGHLCFAATEAEIDRWKAHLTEAGVAIEAEFEWPQGGRSIYFRDPSGNSLEFANPSIWGL from the coding sequence ATGAAACCCGCCGCCGTCCTCGAATCCGCCCTCTACGTCACCGACCTCGCCGCCGCCGAACACTTCTACGGCGCGGTGCTCGGGCTGGAGCCGCTGGGCAGGGTCGAGGGCCGGCACGCCTTCTTCAGATGCGGCGGGAGCGTCGTGCTTCTGTTCAATGCCGAGGCGACGCGGCATCCGCCGGCGCCCGATGCGCGCCTGCCGGTGCCGCCGCATGGGACCGTGGGCGAAGGACATCTCTGCTTCGCTGCGACCGAAGCGGAAATCGACCGCTGGAAGGCGCATCTGACCGAGGCCGGCGTGGCGATCGAGGCCGAGTTCGAATGGCCGCAGGGCGGCCGCTCCATCTATTTCCGCGATCCGTCGGGCAATTCGCTCGAATTCGCCAATCCGTCCATCTGGGGGCTCTGA
- a CDS encoding YraN family protein gives MAPDGRRKRLRAYRLGFRGEFLASLALMAKGYRIVARRYRTKLGEIDLIARRGDLIAIVEVKARPTLAEAMDAIGRESAWRIEGAADMWLSRQRDFPRLSVRFDMVAVLPWRWPVHVENVFSGRR, from the coding sequence GTGGCGCCTGACGGCCGTCGCAAGCGCCTGCGCGCCTATCGCCTCGGCTTCCGCGGCGAATTCCTCGCCTCGCTCGCCCTGATGGCCAAGGGCTACCGCATCGTCGCGCGGCGCTACCGCACCAAGCTCGGCGAGATCGACCTGATCGCCCGGCGCGGCGACCTGATCGCTATCGTCGAGGTCAAGGCGCGGCCGACGCTGGCGGAGGCGATGGACGCGATCGGCCGCGAGTCGGCCTGGCGCATCGAGGGCGCGGCCGACATGTGGCTGTCGCGCCAGCGCGATTTCCCGCGCCTGTCGGTGCGCTTCGACATGGTGGCGGTGCTGCCATGGCGCTGGCCGGTGCATGTCGAGAACGTTTTTTCCGGCAGGCGGTAA
- a CDS encoding MmcQ/YjbR family DNA-binding protein, whose product MTTASDLRQAALALDGTTEAPHFDRAAFKVKRIYVTLAADGATANFKFTPDEQALKCEVAPDAFAAVPNAWGRQGWTTATLSALSEAELADALRMAWRQAGAKARRR is encoded by the coding sequence GTGACAACCGCCAGCGATCTGCGGCAGGCCGCCCTTGCGCTCGACGGCACCACCGAGGCGCCGCATTTCGACCGCGCAGCCTTCAAGGTAAAGCGGATATATGTGACGCTCGCCGCCGATGGCGCCACCGCCAACTTTAAGTTCACGCCGGACGAGCAGGCACTGAAATGCGAGGTCGCGCCTGACGCCTTCGCGGCAGTGCCCAACGCCTGGGGTCGACAGGGCTGGACGACTGCGACGCTTTCGGCTCTTTCCGAGGCCGAACTTGCCGACGCCCTGCGGATGGCCTGGCGGCAGGCCGGAGCAAAAGCGCGCCGTCGTTAG
- the rdgB gene encoding RdgB/HAM1 family non-canonical purine NTP pyrophosphatase — protein MRDLGKRIVVASHNAGKLAEFADLLAPFGLEARSAKEYGLPEPEETGTTFEENAYIKAHAAAQATGLPAMSDDSGLVVDALDGAPGVYTADWATKPDGTRDFMMAMQKTEDALQKAGASDPAQRTGRFVAVICLCFPDGEAEYFRGEAEGTLVWPPRGTSGFGYDPVFLPEGHSRTFGEMTAEEKHGWKPGMETATSHRARAFKKFAEARLGLK, from the coding sequence ATGAGGGATCTCGGCAAGCGTATCGTCGTTGCCAGCCACAATGCCGGCAAGCTGGCCGAATTCGCCGACCTTCTGGCGCCGTTCGGCCTGGAGGCGAGGTCTGCCAAGGAATACGGCCTGCCGGAGCCGGAGGAGACCGGCACGACCTTCGAGGAGAACGCCTACATCAAGGCGCATGCCGCGGCGCAGGCCACCGGCCTCCCGGCCATGTCGGACGATTCCGGCCTGGTGGTGGATGCGCTGGACGGCGCCCCCGGCGTCTACACCGCCGACTGGGCGACGAAGCCCGACGGCACGCGCGACTTCATGATGGCGATGCAGAAGACGGAGGATGCGTTGCAGAAGGCCGGGGCGAGCGATCCGGCGCAGCGCACCGGCCGTTTCGTCGCCGTGATCTGCCTGTGCTTCCCCGACGGCGAGGCGGAGTATTTTCGCGGCGAGGCCGAGGGCACGCTGGTCTGGCCGCCGCGCGGAACCAGCGGCTTCGGCTACGATCCGGTCTTCCTGCCCGAGGGCCATTCGCGTACCTTCGGCGAGATGACGGCCGAGGAAAAGCACGGCTGGAAGCCCGGCATGGAAACCGCCACCTCGCACCGGGCGCGCGCCTTCAAGAAGTTCGCCGAGGCGAGACTGGGGCTGAAGTGA
- a CDS encoding adenosine kinase produces MSQYDVLCIGNAIVDIIARCEESFLVDNAIIKGAMNLIDTDRAELLYSRMGPAIEASGGSAGNTAAGVASFGGRAAFFGKVAKDALGEIYAHDIRAQGVAFDTKPLDAPPPTARSMIFVTADGERSMNTYLGACVELGPEDVEEDKAAGAKVTYFEGYLWDPPRAKDAIRLTAKHAHAAGREVSMTLSDSFCVDRYRDEFLFLMRSGTVDIVFANESELKALYQTSSFEAGLEAIRKDCKLAAVTRSELGSVVVRGDETVVVDAIEIGELVDTTGAGDLYAAGFLFGYTSGRSLADCGKLGSLAAGLVIQQVGPRPRQSLRQAAVEAGLL; encoded by the coding sequence ATGAGTCAGTATGACGTGCTGTGCATCGGCAACGCGATCGTGGACATCATCGCGCGGTGCGAGGAGAGTTTTCTCGTCGACAATGCCATCATCAAGGGCGCGATGAACCTGATCGATACCGATCGCGCCGAACTTCTCTACAGCCGGATGGGGCCTGCGATCGAAGCCTCCGGCGGCAGCGCGGGCAACACGGCGGCCGGCGTCGCGAGCTTCGGTGGCAGGGCCGCCTTCTTCGGCAAGGTGGCGAAGGACGCGCTGGGCGAGATCTACGCGCACGACATCCGCGCCCAGGGCGTTGCCTTCGACACCAAGCCGCTCGATGCGCCGCCGCCCACTGCGCGCTCCATGATCTTCGTGACCGCCGACGGCGAGCGCTCGATGAACACCTATCTCGGCGCCTGCGTGGAGCTTGGACCCGAGGATGTCGAGGAGGACAAGGCGGCCGGCGCCAAGGTCACCTATTTCGAGGGCTATCTGTGGGACCCGCCCCGCGCCAAGGACGCGATCCGGCTGACCGCGAAGCACGCGCACGCCGCCGGCCGCGAAGTGTCGATGACGCTGTCCGATTCCTTCTGCGTCGACCGCTATCGCGACGAGTTCCTCTTCCTGATGCGTTCGGGAACGGTCGACATCGTCTTCGCCAACGAGAGCGAACTGAAGGCGCTCTACCAGACGTCGTCCTTCGAGGCCGGGCTGGAGGCGATCCGCAAGGATTGCAAGCTCGCAGCCGTGACGCGCTCGGAGCTCGGCTCCGTCGTCGTGCGCGGCGACGAGACCGTCGTGGTGGACGCAATCGAGATTGGCGAACTGGTTGACACGACGGGTGCGGGCGATCTCTACGCCGCCGGTTTCCTGTTCGGCTACACGAGCGGCCGCTCGCTTGCGGATTGCGGCAAGCTCGGCTCTCTCGCGGCGGGGCTGGTGATCCAGCAGGTCGGCCCACGCCCCCGCCAGAGCCTGCGCCAGGCGGCCGTCGAGGCGGGGCTGCTCTGA
- a CDS encoding RES family NAD+ phosphorylase, giving the protein MSSPIWTPDALRSEARPLGGDCWRLVEAQHRVSTMKLVDTLEEQALLEEELERTKPPGPPECSGLHYLLSTPFRYGRYPGSSRFRREGYSPGVYYAAEHPETAVAETVFYRLLFFAESPTTPFPRNPLEFTGFEAAFRVDAAIDLTAAPFSADAALWTHPADYSACLDLSDAARAAGMTAIRYGSIRDPHGRANLALLSCLAFSAPAPARYATWRIGFSAREAIALCDRPEARLSFPVTLFAADPRLAVLATR; this is encoded by the coding sequence ATGTCCTCGCCTATCTGGACGCCCGACGCGCTCCGGTCTGAGGCGAGGCCGCTCGGCGGCGATTGCTGGCGCCTCGTCGAGGCACAGCACCGCGTGTCGACGATGAAACTGGTCGACACGCTGGAAGAGCAGGCGCTGCTGGAAGAGGAACTGGAACGGACGAAGCCGCCAGGCCCGCCCGAATGTTCCGGCCTCCACTATCTCCTGTCCACGCCGTTCCGATACGGCCGCTATCCCGGAAGTTCTAGGTTCCGGCGCGAGGGCTATTCGCCGGGCGTCTATTACGCGGCCGAACACCCCGAAACCGCGGTGGCGGAGACCGTGTTCTACCGGCTGCTCTTCTTCGCCGAGAGCCCGACGACGCCCTTTCCGCGCAATCCGCTCGAATTCACCGGGTTCGAGGCGGCCTTCCGCGTCGACGCCGCGATCGACCTGACGGCGGCGCCCTTCTCCGCCGATGCAGCGCTCTGGACGCATCCGGCCGACTATTCGGCCTGCCTCGATCTGTCCGACGCCGCGCGCGCGGCCGGAATGACCGCGATCCGCTACGGATCGATCCGCGATCCGCACGGCAGGGCGAACCTCGCGCTCCTGTCCTGCCTCGCCTTCTCCGCACCGGCGCCTGCCCGATACGCCACGTGGCGCATCGGTTTCTCGGCACGGGAGGCGATCGCGCTGTGCGACCGCCCCGAGGCGCGCCTGTCGTTCCCGGTCACGCTCTTCGCCGCCGATCCGCGACTGGCGGTGCTGGCGACGCGATAG
- the rph gene encoding ribonuclease PH codes for MRPSKRQPDEMRAISFERGISKHAEGSCLVKFGDTHVLCTASLEEKVPGWLRNAGKGWVTAEYGMLPRSTGDRMRREAASGKQGGRTMEIQRLIGRSLRSVIDLQALGEVQITVDCDVIQADGGTRTAAITGGFVALHDCLSWMAARKMIDLSKVLKDHVAAISCGIHDGVPVLDLDYLEDSSAGTDANFVMTGKGGIVEIQGTAEGIPFTEEEFAALMGLAKKGIARLVDLQKMAVA; via the coding sequence ATGCGTCCTTCCAAGCGCCAGCCCGACGAGATGCGGGCCATTTCCTTCGAACGCGGCATTTCCAAGCATGCCGAGGGCTCGTGCCTCGTCAAGTTCGGCGACACGCATGTCCTGTGCACCGCGAGCCTGGAGGAGAAGGTGCCCGGCTGGCTGCGCAATGCCGGCAAGGGCTGGGTCACCGCCGAATACGGCATGCTGCCGCGCTCGACCGGCGACCGCATGCGCCGCGAGGCGGCGAGCGGCAAGCAGGGCGGCCGCACCATGGAGATCCAGCGCCTGATCGGCCGCTCGCTCCGCTCCGTCATCGACCTGCAGGCGCTGGGCGAGGTGCAGATCACGGTCGACTGCGACGTGATCCAGGCCGACGGCGGCACGCGCACGGCGGCGATCACCGGCGGCTTCGTCGCGCTGCACGACTGCCTGTCCTGGATGGCGGCGCGCAAGATGATCGACCTGTCCAAGGTGCTGAAGGACCACGTCGCGGCGATTTCCTGCGGCATCCATGACGGCGTGCCGGTGCTCGACCTCGACTATCTGGAGGACTCCTCCGCCGGCACCGACGCCAATTTCGTCATGACCGGCAAGGGCGGCATCGTCGAGATCCAGGGCACGGCGGAGGGGATTCCCTTCACCGAGGAGGAATTTGCCGCGCTGATGGGGCTGGCGAAGAAGGGTATTGCCCGGTTGGTCGACCTGCAGAAGATGGCGGTGGCTTAG
- a CDS encoding MbcA/ParS/Xre antitoxin family protein, with translation MSTALKRDISPDTSTVAAKAVTRAADLLDVSGRDLAAIIGVSEASLSRMKRGDASFRLSGKPYELALLFIRLYRSLDAIMGGDDAASRHWLRAENLALGGQPLSRIRSIDGLAHVLAYLDARRAPV, from the coding sequence GTGTCGACCGCGCTTAAACGGGATATTTCGCCGGATACATCCACGGTTGCCGCCAAGGCCGTGACACGAGCCGCCGATCTGCTCGATGTTTCGGGCAGGGATCTCGCCGCGATCATTGGCGTGTCGGAGGCAAGCCTGTCGCGGATGAAACGCGGCGACGCCAGCTTCCGCCTCTCCGGCAAGCCCTACGAGCTGGCGCTGCTGTTCATCAGGCTCTATCGCTCGCTGGACGCCATCATGGGTGGGGACGATGCCGCCTCGCGCCACTGGCTGCGTGCCGAGAACCTCGCGCTGGGCGGACAGCCGCTGTCGCGCATCAGAAGCATAGACGGGCTCGCTCATGTCCTCGCCTATCTGGACGCCCGACGCGCTCCGGTCTGA
- the hrcA gene encoding heat-inducible transcriptional repressor HrcA → MTNPVFDQNLQSLDVRSRDIFRAIVDSYLRDGEPLGSRNLSRMLPASLSPATVRNVMSDLEQLGLIYAPHISAGRLPTQKGLRFFVDAFMELGDLSEEERRTIDAQVKASGSGSTLEQMLTEASQMLSGMSRGAGLVVAAKNEVPLKHLEFIQLEPTRALAVLVSQNGDVENRIVELPPGVTTSQLMEASNFLNAHIVGRTLAEARAEVARLKAQTKTALDALSQDLVDKGLAVWSGGDGGLPATLIVRGRANLLENVTAEADIQLLRHLFEDLETKDGLMQLLDLAEGGSGVRIFIGSENKLFSLSGSSLVVAPYRDKDSRVVGALGVIGPTRLNYARIVPMVDYTAQMISRMLR, encoded by the coding sequence ATGACGAACCCCGTCTTCGATCAGAATCTCCAGTCGCTCGACGTCCGCTCCCGGGACATCTTCCGGGCGATCGTCGATTCCTACCTGCGCGACGGCGAGCCGCTCGGCTCGCGCAACCTGTCGCGCATGCTGCCGGCCTCGCTGTCGCCGGCGACCGTGCGCAACGTGATGAGCGACCTGGAACAGCTCGGCCTGATCTATGCGCCGCACATTTCGGCCGGCCGCCTGCCGACCCAGAAGGGCCTGCGCTTCTTCGTCGACGCCTTCATGGAGCTGGGCGACCTGTCCGAGGAAGAGCGGCGGACGATCGACGCGCAGGTGAAGGCCTCAGGTTCCGGATCGACGCTGGAGCAGATGCTGACCGAGGCGAGCCAGATGCTGTCGGGCATGTCGCGCGGCGCCGGCCTCGTGGTCGCGGCCAAGAACGAGGTGCCGCTGAAGCATCTCGAATTCATCCAGCTCGAGCCGACCCGGGCGCTCGCCGTGCTGGTGTCGCAGAACGGCGACGTGGAAAACCGCATCGTCGAGCTTCCGCCGGGCGTCACCACCTCGCAGCTCATGGAGGCGTCGAACTTCCTCAACGCGCATATCGTCGGGCGCACGCTGGCCGAGGCCCGCGCCGAGGTCGCCCGGCTCAAGGCGCAGACCAAGACGGCGCTCGACGCGCTGTCGCAGGACCTGGTCGACAAGGGTCTGGCCGTCTGGTCGGGCGGCGACGGCGGCCTGCCGGCGACGCTGATCGTGCGCGGCCGCGCCAACCTTTTGGAAAACGTCACCGCCGAGGCCGACATCCAGCTCCTGCGTCACCTGTTCGAGGATCTCGAGACCAAGGACGGGCTGATGCAGCTTCTCGACCTCGCCGAGGGCGGATCGGGCGTGCGCATCTTCATCGGCTCGGAGAACAAGCTGTTCTCGCTGTCCGGCTCGTCGCTGGTGGTCGCGCCCTATCGCGACAAGGACTCCCGCGTCGTCGGCGCGCTCGGCGTCATCGGGCCGACGCGGCTCAACTATGCCCGCATCGTGCCGATGGTGGACTATACCGCGCAAATGATCAGCCGGATGCTCAGGTGA
- the grpE gene encoding nucleotide exchange factor GrpE, which produces MSEKPNDDMNDERIEDATPGESGQGNDGDYEALVRLMKENEELKDRALRLAAEMENLRRRTQRDVADARTYAVTNFARDMLTVSDNLRRALDAVPAEAKEAGDAGFKALFEGVDITERAMLSALERHGVKKLEPQGERFDPNFHQAMFEVPNPDVPNGTVVQVVQSGYSIGDRVLRPAMVGIAKGGPKAAPAQAAEPGPVNEQAEKDA; this is translated from the coding sequence ATGAGCGAGAAGCCCAACGACGACATGAACGACGAGCGCATCGAAGATGCCACGCCCGGCGAAAGTGGCCAGGGCAATGACGGCGACTATGAGGCGCTGGTGCGGCTGATGAAGGAGAACGAGGAGCTCAAGGACCGGGCGCTTCGCCTTGCAGCCGAGATGGAAAACCTGCGCCGCCGCACCCAGCGCGACGTGGCGGACGCGCGCACCTACGCGGTGACGAATTTCGCGCGCGACATGCTGACGGTGTCGGACAATCTGCGCCGCGCGCTCGATGCCGTGCCGGCCGAGGCGAAGGAAGCTGGCGACGCCGGCTTCAAGGCGCTGTTCGAAGGCGTCGACATCACCGAGCGCGCCATGCTCTCGGCGCTCGAACGGCACGGCGTGAAGAAGCTGGAGCCGCAGGGCGAACGCTTCGACCCCAATTTCCACCAGGCGATGTTCGAAGTGCCGAACCCCGACGTGCCGAACGGCACCGTGGTGCAGGTGGTTCAGTCGGGCTATTCGATCGGCGACCGCGTGCTGCGCCCCGCCATGGTCGGCATCGCCAAGGGCGGCCCCAAGGCTGCACCCGCACAGGCCGCGGAACCGGGCCCGGTGAACGAGCAGGCCGAGAAGGATGCGTGA
- a CDS encoding outer membrane protein — MTAILLLAATPAVAADEIPAPSAERFANAQTFDWSGFRLGVQGGYAWGSPGVVAGDGAIGGIHGGYDWTLGDAVAGVEGSLSAADIEIGPDNRLTSVIDLRARLGYSFDRVLVYGTAGGAYGSTSAGFDGRGTAVGAGLDFATLQNAIFGLQYLKYKFEDLNNTGNSLEIDLIEGKLTYKF, encoded by the coding sequence GTGACCGCAATCCTGCTGCTCGCCGCGACGCCCGCCGTAGCGGCTGACGAGATTCCGGCCCCCTCGGCCGAGCGCTTCGCCAATGCGCAGACCTTCGACTGGAGCGGCTTCCGGCTCGGCGTGCAGGGTGGCTACGCCTGGGGCAGCCCGGGTGTCGTGGCCGGCGACGGCGCGATCGGCGGTATCCATGGCGGCTATGACTGGACGCTTGGCGACGCGGTCGCGGGTGTGGAAGGCTCGCTGTCCGCCGCCGACATCGAGATCGGCCCCGACAACCGACTGACCTCCGTCATCGATCTCAGGGCAAGGCTCGGCTATTCCTTCGACCGCGTGCTGGTCTACGGCACCGCCGGCGGCGCCTATGGCAGCACGAGCGCCGGCTTCGACGGCCGCGGCACGGCCGTGGGCGCAGGCCTCGATTTCGCGACGCTGCAGAACGCGATCTTCGGGCTGCAGTACCTGAAATACAAGTTCGAAGACCTGAACAACACCGGCAACTCGCTCGAGATCGACCTGATCGAAGGCAAGCTCACCTACAAGTTCTGA
- the hemW gene encoding radical SAM family heme chaperone HemW, which translates to MHWPFCAAKCPYCDFNSHVRHQPPDQARFAQAFRRELEHFRVRTGPREVTSIFLGGGTPSLMEPETVGALLDAVAGLWTVPEGIEVTLEANPSSVEAGRFRGYRAAGVNRVSLGVQALNDPDLRFLGRLHDVAEAKRAIALARDIFPRLSFDLIYARPGQSLDAWQRELGEAIDLAADHLSLYQLTIEEGTRFHVLHAAGKFVMPDPDLSADLYALTQSVTAQRGLPAYEISNHARHGAESRHNLVYWRYGEYVGAGPGAHGRFVEDGRRVVTFTEKMPETWANLVEANGHGVVGGEVLHRSEEADEFLMMGLRLAEGIDLARYEDMADQPLSSKRIAVLQGEGLVESLGNSRLRATPTGMIVLDALVADLARTD; encoded by the coding sequence CTGCACTGGCCGTTCTGCGCGGCGAAGTGCCCGTATTGCGACTTCAACAGCCATGTCCGCCACCAGCCACCCGACCAGGCGCGGTTCGCGCAGGCCTTTCGGCGCGAGCTGGAGCATTTCCGCGTCCGCACCGGACCGCGCGAGGTGACGTCGATTTTCCTCGGCGGCGGCACGCCGTCGCTGATGGAGCCTGAGACGGTCGGCGCGCTGCTCGACGCGGTGGCTGGCCTCTGGACCGTGCCGGAGGGCATCGAGGTGACGCTGGAGGCCAATCCCTCCTCGGTCGAGGCCGGGCGCTTCCGTGGTTACCGCGCCGCCGGCGTCAACCGCGTCTCGCTCGGCGTCCAGGCGTTGAACGATCCGGACCTGCGCTTCCTCGGTCGGCTGCACGACGTGGCGGAGGCCAAGCGTGCCATCGCGCTGGCGCGCGACATCTTTCCGCGGCTTTCCTTCGACCTGATCTATGCCCGCCCCGGCCAGTCGCTCGACGCCTGGCAGCGTGAACTGGGCGAGGCGATCGACCTCGCGGCCGACCACCTGTCGCTCTACCAGCTCACCATCGAGGAAGGCACGCGCTTCCACGTGCTTCACGCGGCCGGCAAGTTCGTCATGCCAGATCCCGACCTTTCGGCGGACCTCTATGCGCTGACGCAGTCGGTGACGGCCCAGCGCGGCCTGCCGGCCTACGAGATCTCCAACCATGCAAGGCACGGCGCGGAAAGCCGCCACAACCTCGTCTACTGGCGCTACGGCGAATATGTGGGCGCCGGTCCCGGCGCGCATGGGCGTTTCGTCGAGGACGGCCGCCGCGTCGTCACCTTCACCGAGAAGATGCCGGAGACCTGGGCCAATCTGGTCGAGGCCAACGGCCATGGCGTGGTAGGCGGCGAGGTGCTCCACCGGAGCGAGGAGGCCGACGAGTTCCTGATGATGGGCCTGCGGCTCGCCGAAGGCATCGATCTCGCCCGCTACGAGGACATGGCCGACCAGCCGCTGTCCTCGAAGCGCATCGCCGTGCTGCAGGGCGAGGGGCTGGTCGAATCCCTAGGCAACTCCCGGCTGCGTGCCACGCCCACCGGCATGATCGTGCTCGACGCTCTCGTTGCCGATCTTGCGCGCACCGATTAG
- a CDS encoding trimeric intracellular cation channel family protein: MNPILAFDYAGIAVFAATGALAASRKQLDIIGFLFLAGVTGVGGGMFRDLILGLTPVFWVREPGYILVCAGVAVLVFFTAHLFESRWKLLLWLDAVGLAAYCVLGAQIGLVTTGSPAVAIVTGVLTATFGGILRDLLANEPSVLLRPEIYVTAALVGAAMHTGLMLADLPLLASALIAAAAAFVVRGGALKFSWTFPRYRTRPGRRPEDIP; the protein is encoded by the coding sequence ATGAACCCCATCCTCGCCTTCGACTACGCCGGCATCGCGGTTTTCGCCGCCACCGGCGCACTGGCGGCGTCGCGGAAGCAGCTCGACATCATCGGCTTCCTGTTCCTGGCCGGCGTGACGGGCGTCGGCGGGGGCATGTTCCGCGACCTGATCCTCGGCCTGACGCCGGTGTTCTGGGTCCGGGAACCGGGCTACATCCTCGTCTGCGCGGGCGTCGCTGTGCTGGTGTTCTTCACGGCCCATCTTTTCGAGAGCCGGTGGAAGCTTCTTCTTTGGCTGGATGCGGTCGGTCTGGCTGCTTATTGCGTGCTCGGCGCGCAGATCGGTCTGGTTACGACCGGCTCGCCGGCCGTCGCGATCGTTACCGGCGTCCTGACGGCGACCTTCGGCGGCATCCTGCGCGACCTGCTCGCCAACGAGCCTTCGGTGCTTTTGCGGCCGGAAATCTATGTCACCGCGGCCCTCGTCGGCGCGGCGATGCATACCGGGCTGATGCTTGCGGACCTGCCGCTGCTCGCCTCGGCACTGATCGCGGCGGCGGCCGCCTTCGTGGTGCGCGGCGGCGCGCTGAAGTTCAGCTGGACCTTTCCGCGCTACCGCACCCGGCCGGGACGGCGGCCGGAAGACATCCCTTGA
- a CDS encoding cyclase family protein, producing the protein MCHACVMENVKSNMLSRRALFRGIAGAGAVAAVASAPAPLFAQSAAPAKAHDLTHELYDKFPTYFGAQQFWMDQKFSHAKDTFNLFEWRLSEHTGTHIDAPLHFTADGKSVAELPVEDLVGPLVVIDIRAKAAENPDAQVTPEDLKAWTDANGPIPDGAVVAMNSGWSAHVATDKFRNLGADGKTMHFPGFHVDAIKQLLEGSTKAIAVDTLSLDFGQSPDFIVHNTWLPAGRYGIEGIANLDALPAKGATIVVGAPKVKGGTGGPARVFALV; encoded by the coding sequence ATGTGTCACGCCTGCGTCATGGAGAACGTCAAGTCGAACATGCTGTCGCGCCGCGCCCTGTTCCGCGGCATCGCCGGGGCCGGCGCTGTCGCCGCCGTCGCGTCGGCTCCCGCGCCGCTGTTTGCCCAGTCCGCCGCGCCCGCCAAGGCGCATGACCTGACCCACGAGCTCTACGATAAATTCCCGACCTATTTCGGCGCGCAGCAGTTCTGGATGGACCAGAAGTTCAGCCACGCCAAGGACACGTTCAACCTGTTCGAGTGGCGGCTGAGCGAGCACACCGGCACCCATATCGACGCGCCGCTGCATTTCACCGCCGACGGCAAGTCGGTGGCCGAACTGCCGGTGGAAGACCTCGTCGGGCCGCTCGTCGTCATCGACATCAGGGCCAAGGCCGCCGAGAACCCGGACGCTCAGGTGACGCCCGAGGATCTCAAGGCCTGGACCGACGCAAACGGGCCCATTCCGGACGGCGCGGTGGTGGCGATGAACTCGGGCTGGTCGGCGCATGTCGCCACCGACAAGTTCCGCAACCTTGGCGCGGACGGCAAGACGATGCATTTCCCAGGTTTCCACGTCGACGCGATCAAACAGTTGCTGGAAGGGTCGACCAAGGCGATCGCGGTCGACACGCTGTCGCTCGACTTCGGCCAGTCGCCCGACTTCATCGTCCACAACACCTGGCTGCCTGCCGGCCGCTACGGCATCGAGGGCATCGCCAACCTCGACGCCCTGCCCGCCAAGGGCGCGACCATCGTCGTTGGCGCGCCGAAGGTGAAGGGCGGCACCGGCGGCCCGGCTCGCGTGTTCGCGCTGGTGTGA